The nucleotide sequence GGGTACGTCTTTTCAAGTTCCTTCCTGTCCGAGGACGAGGCCTGTGCGGTCATCGCCGGGGCGGCGGAAGGAACCCGGCTGGCCGACCCGCGGGTGCTGCGCTTCCGCGCCGGGCGGCGCAGGGCGAGCTGGAACCGCAACGTCATTGCCGTGGGCCTCTCCAGCGGCTTCCTCGAACCGCTCGAATCGACTTCGATCTATCTGGCGCAGATGGCGGTGACCTACCTCCTCGAACTGTTCCCCGAAGGCGGCCGGATCGATCCGCGCGATCGCGACGAATTCAACCGCCTGGTCGACATGGAATACGACCGGGTGCGCGACTTCCTGATCCTCCACTACCATGCCACGACGCGCGACGATTCCGAGTTCTGGAACCACGTGCGCACGATGCGGGTGCCGGATTCGCTGCAGGAGAAGATGACTCTCTGGCGCGAGACCGGGCGGGTCGAGAAATACTCCGACGGACTGTTCTACGACGCCTCGTGGATCGCGGTCTATCTCGGCCAGGGATTGCTGCCCGAGTGCCACGATCCGCGCACGCGTCTGCCCGACCCGGACCGGATCGCGCGTGCGCTGGGTTCGCTGCAGCAGGCGATCCGCGACGAGACCGCGGCGATGCCGGGCCACCGCGACTTCCTGATGTCGCGTGCCGAGCGGCTGGCGGCAGCGCCATGAGCGAGCCGCGCGAACTTCCGGCCCGGATCGTCGTCGCGGGCGACGGTCCGCTTGGCGTACTTGCCGCGATCGGCCTGCGCCGGGCCTTGCCGACCACCGAGCTGCTGGTCCTCGCCCTTCCGCCCGATCCCGGCGCGTTCGCCGAGCGTATCGGCACCGCCTTGCCCTTCACCAACCGCCTCCACGACCGCCTGCAGGTCGGCGAGGACGATCTTGTGCGCAAGGCCGGGGCGAGCCACCGGCTGGTCATGCGCTATTTCGGCGGCGGCGGGCCGGGACAGCAGGGTGCCGCCGGTTACGGGGCGGCGGTCGACCCGGCGATGGCCACGGCTTTCGCCAGGGAATGGGGCGGCGGTCCGCGCAACGCCGGGACCGCCGCGCCGCCGCGTTCGCTCGGCGAGGTTCTCGCTGCGGCAGGCCGCTTCGCGCCGCCGCAGGGCGAAGCGGAGTCTCCGCTGGCGGACCTCGATTACGCCCTGCGCTGGAACGTGCCGGCATACCGCGAACTGCTGGTCGGGATCGCCGCGCAGCTCGGGGTTCAGCACGCCCGGGTCGATATTCGCGGCTTCAGGCCGGACGGCGAAGGCGGTATCGCTGCCTTGGTCGCAGAAGGCGTGGGCGAGATCCCCGGCGATCTGTTCGTCGACTGCACCGGTTCGCGCGCGCTCCTTCATTCGCATCTGCCCGAAGCGCGGCAGATCGACTGGCACGCCATGCACCCCGTGCGGCGGATCGCGATGGCGGAAGCAGGGCGGCCGGTCCTGGCCTTGGAGGACCGTGCTGCGTTTACCCCGCTGGGCTGGCGGTGGGATCTCGCCGGGCGGGACGGTCTGCAGACGATCCTCGGCATTGCCGGAGAGGCGGGCGACGAGGCGATTTCCGCCGCGCTGGGCGAGCCCCCCGCCGCGATCGTTCCCTTTTCGCCGGGGCGGGCCGAAGCGCCGTGGCTCGGCAACGTCGTGGCCCTCGGCGATGCCGCGGCCCGGATCGAGCCGCTCGGCGGCATTGCCCAGGACCTGGCCCACCGCCAGCTTGCTCTGCTCCTCGAGCTTCTCCCCGGACGCACCGTCGATGCTGCGGAGCGTGCCGAATTCAACCGCCGCGCCGCACTGATGGCGGACCGCGCCGCCGACTGGGTCGCGGTGCACTATGCGGCGCCCGCTGCCGGGGAGCTGTTCCCGCATCTGTGGCGCTCGCCCGAGCTCGAGCGCGCTCTCGACCAGTACGTGCGCCGCGGCCGGACCCCGTTCGCCGAGGAAGCGCCCATGCTGGTGCAAGAGTGGGGCGCGCTGCTCCAGGCGCTCGGCGTGCCCTCGGGAGAGAGCCCGCTGACCGCTGCGGCAGCCGGAGATGAAAACGATGGCGGACGGCACTTTGCCGCCCGGGCAGAGGCGGCGCTCGCCGCCGCGCCGCCCTATGCGGAGTGGGTGCAGGAGCTGCTTTGAGGCCCTTGCACCGGCGCGGGTCGAGCGCGGCGGACAAAGCACTTTCCTACACGGCGGCAATCTGCCTAAGTCCCGCGTATGCGCGTCGCCCTGCCTCTTTTGCCGCCACACTCGGCTAAATGTGTTCAGGGGGCGGCATCGCAGTTCGCGCGATTTTTTTTCGCACTCCGCTATGAGTAACCCTGCGGATAGGCGATGATTACAAGCTCAAGGCATTGAAAGTATTGTATTTGCAGGATTCCGGACAAGGTTACACCAGTAAACTGGCGTAACCCTGCGCTGCCCCGCCGGCGGAGGCAGAGTGCCGATTTGGCCTAGCCGGCAATTTGCCGCAGCATGGCCCTCATCTGCGCAAAGAGGCCCTCGCTCGCGGGCGAGAGGATGCCCTTGGCGTGAGCGGGCAGGTGCGCGGCGGGATCGCCGTTGCTCTCGAACACGTAGTGGTCGAGCATCATGCGCCAGACGTCCCGGTCTTGCGGCGGCAGGTGGCGGAACGCGTAGATCGCGTGGAGCAGCGCGTCGTAAGGCGGCGCGATGCCCGGCGGGCTGTCGTTCCACCAGTAGTTGACGAGGATCGAGACGGGCTCGAGCGATTCCACCCCGTGCCACCAGGTGTAGGGAATGTAGAGCGCGTCGCCCGGCTCCAGAGTCGTCTGCTGTGCATGCTCCCAGGCCTCGGCGAAGCGCGGATAGCGCGCCAGATCGGGGGCGTGCGGATCGACCATGCTCACCGGTGTGCCCGCCGGGGTCAGCTCGAAGGGACCGGCATAGAGATTGGCAAGCTGCTCGGGCGGGAACAGCGTGAAGCGCCGCCGCCCGGCCACGCAGCAGGCCACGTTCTCCTTCACGTCGTAATGCGGCGCGACGCGGATGCGATTGCCGATCCAGATGCGCGCGGCCACCTCGGGCAGCAGGGCGAGCCGGTTCGCCTCGGCAAACGCGGGCAGCACGTCGGGTATGACCTCGGACTGCACCGCGAACGCGGGCGGATCGCTGATCTCCTTCGCGGCGAGCAGGTCGCGCAGGAAATCCTCGAGGCGGCCCTTGCCTTGGCGGAAATTGAAGCCGGTCAGGTCGCTGTTGTAGAAGAAGCGGCCGTCCTCCTCCGGCGGTGCGGCGATCGCCACGACCGGCCGGCGCGGAGCGCATTCCACGAGGTATTCGGCGATCGCCTCGTCGCCCTCTCGGGCGGCTGCGACCGCCGGCCAGTCGCAGACCAGACCGCGCATGACCACCGGCTTGCGGGCCGCGCGAATCTGCGCGTGGAACCGTGTGGCATCGACGCCCGGCACTTCCTCGACCGCGGGCGGCTGGGGCAGTGCGGTCATGCGATGCGCCGCTCATCCGCCGGTATCGCCGAACCGTTTGCGGCGAGGAACTGGTCCTGGGTCGGCATCTGCTGCGCCGTCTGCGCCACGACCTCGCGGATGTGCGCCAGCCGCTTGCGCGTTTCCGCGTCGGGCAGGAGGTCGGCGGCGGGGTGGTATCCGCCGGCCTCGACCCCCTGTCCGACCAGGACCGACAGCCAGCTCGTCTCGGTGAAGAGCTCGTTATGCTCGCGGAATATCCGCCCCGAGGAACGGAACATCGCCAGCTTCTCCGCCAGCCCCTTCGGCGGGGCGAGGTTGCGGCAATAATCCCAGAACGGCGAATCGTCTCGCTTCGTCGCGTTGTAATGCAGCAGCAGGAAGTCGCGGATGTCGACGTAGTCGCGCAGCGTCTCGTCGTTGAAGCGCTCGATTTCCCGCGTTCCGAACGCCCGGCTCGGGAACAGCGCCAGCAGCCGCGCGATGGCCGCCTGGACCAGATGGATTGCCGTCGACTCAAGCGGCTCGAGAAAGCCCCCGGCAAGGCCGAGGGCGACCACGTTCTTCTCCCAGGCCCGGGCCCGGCGCCCCGCCGTAAAGCGCAGTTGGTTCGGCTCGGCCAGCGGCTCGCCGTCGAGGTTGGCGAGCAGCAGGCCGGTCGCTTCGTCCTCGCTCATGTACTGCGAGCAATAGACATGACCGTTGCCGATCCGGTGCTGCAGCGGGATGCGCCATTGCCACCCGGCCGGCCGCGCCGTCGAACGGGTCAGCGTTTCGCGATCACCGGCCAGCGTGCAGGGTATGGCGACGGCACGATCGCACGGCAGCCACTCGCTCCAGTCGGTGAACGGCACGCCAAGTTCCTGCCCGATCAGCAACGCGCGGAAACCCGAGCAGTCGATGAAAAGCTCGCCTTCCACTCTTGCGCCGCTTTCTAGCACCACGGCCGTAACGAAGCCGCTCTCACCATCGCGCTCGACCGAAGTGATCCTGCCTTCGGTCCGCTTCACGCCCTGGCGCTCTGCCCGCCCGCGCAGGTAGCGGGCATAGCGCCCGGCATCGAACTGGAAGGCATAGGCGAGCTTGCTCAGCGGCGAACGGGGATTGTCGCGGGCCGGCCACGCCATCTTTCCCGCCTTCCCGGCAGCGACTGCGATCGAATATTCGTCCAGCTCGCTGGAATCGCCGAGCGAGCGGCCCTTGAGCCAGTGGTGGTGAAACTCGATCCCCATCATGTCCGGGCCGTAGGATCCGAACGGGTGGACATAGCGATGGCCCAGCCGCGTCCAGTCGACGAACTCGATGCCCAGCTTGTAGGTCGCATGCGTCTCGCGGACGAACTCACTCTCGTCGACCCCGAGCATCGCGTTGAACAGGTTGATCTGCGGGATCGTCGCTTCGCCGACACCGACCGTGCCGATGGCTTCGGATTCAACCAGCTCGATCGCGAGGCCGGGAAACTGGCCCATGACCTTGGACAGTGCGGCGGCGGCCATCCAGCCGGCAGTCCCGCCGCCGACAATCACGATCTTGCGAATGGGATCGCCGATCACGAGGTCACCCCCGCCACCTCGGCCGTCCCCTGTTCGGCTTCCGCCCAGGCGCCGGCGCGGCGCAGAAACTGCTCCTGATTCGGCAGCGTATCGACCGCGCGGCGGAAATCTTGCCGCATCTGCCGCAAGGCCAGCGCGACCTTGGCCTCGTCCAGCGAGTCGACGACTGGATCCCATGCTTCGGGCCAGAGATTCTGACCGAGCATGACCGCGACCCAGCTCGTAACGCCGAACAGTTCGGCACCTTCGCGGAAAATCCGTCCGTGAAGCCGCCAGAGCTCCATCTTGCGCTTGAGGCTGTCCGGCACGTCCATGTCGCGCACCGTGCGCCAGAACGCCGTGTCGTCCCGCTGCGTCGCCTTGTAGTGGAGGATGATGAAATCGCGTACGTCGTCGTACATCTCGCTCATGCCGCGATTGTACTCGTCGCGTTCGGCCGGGCTGATCGGCTTGCCGGGAAACAGCGCAAGCAGGCGCTGGATGCCGTTCTGTATCAGGTGAATGCTGGTCGATTCGAGCGGCTCGAGAAAGCCCGAGGACAGTCCGAGCGCCACGACGTTGCGGTTCCAGCTGCGCGTGCGTCGCCCCGTGGCGAATCGGATGGTTCTCGGCTCGGCGAGGATCTCACCCTCGACATTCGCGAGCAGTATCTCGCGCGCCTCATCTTCGGCCAGGAAGCTGCTGGCGAAGACGTGGCCGTTGCCCATGCGGTGCTGCAGCGGGATGCGCCATTGCCATCCGGCGCCGTGTGCGGTCGAGCGCGTGAAGGGGTCCGGCGACCCGGTGAGCGCCGTCGGCACGGCGATCGCGCGATCACAGGGTAGCCAACGGCTCCAATCGTCCCATCCGGTCTCGAGCTCCTGCTCGATCAGCAGCCCACGAAATCCCGAGCAATCGATGAACAGGTCGCCGGCAATCCGCTCGCCGCTCTC is from Croceibacterium aestuarii and encodes:
- a CDS encoding tryptophan 7-halogenase; amino-acid sequence: MSEPRELPARIVVAGDGPLGVLAAIGLRRALPTTELLVLALPPDPGAFAERIGTALPFTNRLHDRLQVGEDDLVRKAGASHRLVMRYFGGGGPGQQGAAGYGAAVDPAMATAFAREWGGGPRNAGTAAPPRSLGEVLAAAGRFAPPQGEAESPLADLDYALRWNVPAYRELLVGIAAQLGVQHARVDIRGFRPDGEGGIAALVAEGVGEIPGDLFVDCTGSRALLHSHLPEARQIDWHAMHPVRRIAMAEAGRPVLALEDRAAFTPLGWRWDLAGRDGLQTILGIAGEAGDEAISAALGEPPAAIVPFSPGRAEAPWLGNVVALGDAAARIEPLGGIAQDLAHRQLALLLELLPGRTVDAAERAEFNRRAALMADRAADWVAVHYAAPAAGELFPHLWRSPELERALDQYVRRGRTPFAEEAPMLVQEWGALLQALGVPSGESPLTAAAAGDENDGGRHFAARAEAALAAAPPYAEWVQELL
- a CDS encoding tryptophan halogenase family protein, with translation MIGDPIRKIVIVGGGTAGWMAAAALSKVMGQFPGLAIELVESEAIGTVGVGEATIPQINLFNAMLGVDESEFVRETHATYKLGIEFVDWTRLGHRYVHPFGSYGPDMMGIEFHHHWLKGRSLGDSSELDEYSIAVAAGKAGKMAWPARDNPRSPLSKLAYAFQFDAGRYARYLRGRAERQGVKRTEGRITSVERDGESGFVTAVVLESGARVEGELFIDCSGFRALLIGQELGVPFTDWSEWLPCDRAVAIPCTLAGDRETLTRSTARPAGWQWRIPLQHRIGNGHVYCSQYMSEDEATGLLLANLDGEPLAEPNQLRFTAGRRARAWEKNVVALGLAGGFLEPLESTAIHLVQAAIARLLALFPSRAFGTREIERFNDETLRDYVDIRDFLLLHYNATKRDDSPFWDYCRNLAPPKGLAEKLAMFRSSGRIFREHNELFTETSWLSVLVGQGVEAGGYHPAADLLPDAETRKRLAHIREVVAQTAQQMPTQDQFLAANGSAIPADERRIA
- a CDS encoding tryptophan halogenase family protein, giving the protein MQAAAGYGGKGSDTEVGDLVIVGGGTAGWMAAAAFTRFLNNGRRRITLVESDAIGTVGVGEATIPPIIHFNRMLDINENAFLKATRGTFKLGIEFVNWGKQGDRYLHPFGNYGSDIHGIPFHQLWLRERQIGDPGPIDDYCVNAIAAAQRRFGRPSPDAKSPLQHIFYAFHFDASLYARFLRGVAERQGVVRKEGKIVGVEREGETGNVAAIVLESGERIAGDLFIDCSGFRGLLIEQELETGWDDWSRWLPCDRAIAVPTALTGSPDPFTRSTAHGAGWQWRIPLQHRMGNGHVFASSFLAEDEAREILLANVEGEILAEPRTIRFATGRRTRSWNRNVVALGLSSGFLEPLESTSIHLIQNGIQRLLALFPGKPISPAERDEYNRGMSEMYDDVRDFIILHYKATQRDDTAFWRTVRDMDVPDSLKRKMELWRLHGRIFREGAELFGVTSWVAVMLGQNLWPEAWDPVVDSLDEAKVALALRQMRQDFRRAVDTLPNQEQFLRRAGAWAEAEQGTAEVAGVTS
- a CDS encoding cupin-like domain-containing protein: MTALPQPPAVEEVPGVDATRFHAQIRAARKPVVMRGLVCDWPAVAAAREGDEAIAEYLVECAPRRPVVAIAAPPEEDGRFFYNSDLTGFNFRQGKGRLEDFLRDLLAAKEISDPPAFAVQSEVIPDVLPAFAEANRLALLPEVAARIWIGNRIRVAPHYDVKENVACCVAGRRRFTLFPPEQLANLYAGPFELTPAGTPVSMVDPHAPDLARYPRFAEAWEHAQQTTLEPGDALYIPYTWWHGVESLEPVSILVNYWWNDSPPGIAPPYDALLHAIYAFRHLPPQDRDVWRMMLDHYVFESNGDPAAHLPAHAKGILSPASEGLFAQMRAMLRQIAG